The following are encoded in a window of Deinococcus depolymerans genomic DNA:
- a CDS encoding DNA cytosine methyltransferase: protein MVAVDMFCGVGGLTYGLREAGLQVKAGYDLDDSCSFAYEANNDGATFLHADITTVTADDLAAHYPPGATRVLVGCAPCQPYSTAAAKTKIGKSVEELQSEWAPLQAFLDLILTLRPEVVSMENVVRLATKGKFPIYAEFKASLEKAGYEVSEYRVFGPDYGIPQARRRLVLFASRWGKVALPPATHTRNDPVSVHEALRDLPPLQVGETDPHDPLHKTYKLTELNLKRAKASKPGGTWADWPDDLKLACHRKASGATYGSVYGRMDPAQPSPTMTTQFYNIGTGRFVHPTQDRGLSLREGAILQTFPRSYRFVRPGEAASFTRHGRQIGNAVPPELGRVIGRAILDHLEKVRTAPPLIPPV, encoded by the coding sequence GTGGTCGCCGTCGACATGTTCTGCGGCGTCGGCGGGCTCACCTACGGCCTTCGGGAGGCCGGCTTGCAGGTCAAGGCGGGCTACGATCTGGACGACAGCTGCAGCTTCGCCTACGAGGCGAACAACGACGGAGCGACGTTCCTGCACGCGGACATCACGACCGTGACGGCGGACGACCTGGCGGCGCATTACCCGCCGGGCGCGACCCGGGTCCTGGTCGGCTGCGCGCCATGTCAGCCGTATTCCACGGCGGCCGCCAAGACCAAGATCGGCAAGTCGGTCGAGGAGCTGCAGAGCGAATGGGCGCCCCTCCAGGCTTTCCTGGACCTGATCCTGACTCTCAGACCCGAAGTGGTGAGCATGGAGAACGTCGTCCGGCTGGCTACGAAAGGCAAGTTCCCGATCTACGCGGAGTTCAAGGCGTCGCTCGAGAAGGCCGGCTACGAGGTGAGCGAATACCGCGTCTTCGGACCGGACTACGGAATCCCGCAGGCCAGGCGCCGCCTCGTCCTCTTCGCCTCCCGGTGGGGGAAGGTCGCGTTGCCTCCGGCGACGCATACCCGGAACGATCCGGTGTCGGTCCACGAGGCCCTCCGTGACCTGCCACCCCTGCAGGTCGGAGAAACGGATCCGCACGATCCTCTCCACAAGACCTACAAGTTGACGGAACTCAACCTGAAGCGCGCGAAGGCCTCCAAACCCGGCGGCACCTGGGCCGACTGGCCGGACGACCTGAAACTCGCATGTCACCGCAAAGCGTCCGGCGCGACGTACGGCTCGGTCTACGGACGCATGGACCCGGCGCAGCCCTCTCCCACCATGACGACACAGTTCTACAACATCGGGACCGGCCGGTTCGTCCATCCGACCCAGGACCGGGGGCTGAGCCTGAGGGAAGGCGCGATCCTCCAGACGTTCCCCCGCTCGTACCGGTTCGTCCGGCCCGGGGAAGCCGCCTCGTTCACGCGGCACGGGCGGCAGATCGGCAACGCCGTACCGCCCGAACTCGGCCGGGTGATCGGCCGGGCCATCCTCGACCATCTCGAGAAGGTCAGGACGGCGCCGCCGCTCATCCCTCCCGTCTGA
- a CDS encoding nuclease-related domain-containing DEAD/DEAH box helicase, with the protein MELQLHSGRIADLANRGERRVLADLERARDHPAARDWVVLHSVRVKPDRSPNGGEVDLVVLMPGASTVVLLEIKGHESVEERDDRIFVRYQDGSRKDPLVQVDRARGDILSILTEARKRETVRAHVHVVTGVLLPFATLGKAGGVSWDRRQIVDEREMQDGIVEAIARVAGYATAGTVLQPLHPQAQAFVRDQFQPRFQPAHDPHSMIEAAEREALELTQQQSDVIDSIFDNDHSPHVVHGPAGSGKTVMAMDLLHRYLRENPGARVLYLCYNAFLSQKARHMADGLFEADTIHQFMSDIGRHLCSPAEQKATDFMNRLLPEMAALAADEEGIKYDLVVVDEYPDIFEDPYLFFLDTIIEGGFAEGRWHFLGDVQQDIFKRDVGERFTVFEQGHCKGRSPYRKVLRENLRNTRQIAELGRRIVKDDRIRALRADGAPIEIHGYRHLPDALEREVKRWLGAGYQPSEIVVISPEAASMDVTVGGHAIRVLSSVEESSPLGLTTARRFKGCETQVVILVDPQAISTEDEEQLRQLTYVAVTRAKHGLSVLYRTEDRAKFDALFGHRTS; encoded by the coding sequence ATGGAACTCCAACTGCACAGCGGACGGATAGCCGATCTCGCCAACCGCGGGGAGCGCCGCGTCCTCGCCGACCTGGAGCGTGCCCGGGACCACCCGGCGGCACGCGACTGGGTGGTCCTCCATTCCGTCCGTGTCAAACCGGACCGGTCGCCGAACGGCGGCGAGGTGGATCTGGTCGTCCTCATGCCCGGAGCGAGCACGGTGGTGCTCCTCGAGATCAAAGGGCACGAGTCCGTCGAAGAGCGCGACGACCGGATCTTCGTGCGGTACCAGGACGGCAGTCGGAAGGACCCGCTCGTCCAGGTGGACCGCGCCAGGGGCGACATCCTGTCCATCCTGACCGAAGCCCGCAAGAGGGAGACCGTCCGCGCCCACGTCCACGTCGTCACCGGAGTCCTCCTCCCCTTCGCCACCCTCGGCAAGGCCGGCGGCGTGTCCTGGGACCGGCGGCAGATCGTCGACGAGCGCGAGATGCAGGACGGCATCGTCGAAGCGATCGCGCGGGTCGCCGGATACGCCACAGCGGGCACCGTCCTGCAGCCGCTCCACCCGCAGGCACAGGCGTTCGTTCGTGACCAGTTCCAACCGCGCTTCCAGCCCGCCCACGATCCCCACAGCATGATCGAAGCGGCGGAACGCGAAGCGCTGGAACTCACCCAACAGCAGTCGGACGTCATCGACAGCATCTTCGACAACGACCACAGCCCGCACGTCGTCCACGGCCCGGCCGGATCCGGGAAGACCGTCATGGCGATGGACCTGCTCCACCGGTACCTCCGCGAGAATCCGGGAGCCCGCGTGCTTTACCTCTGCTACAACGCCTTCCTGTCGCAGAAGGCGAGGCACATGGCCGACGGTCTCTTCGAAGCCGACACGATCCACCAGTTCATGTCGGACATCGGACGGCATCTCTGCTCGCCGGCCGAACAGAAGGCGACCGATTTCATGAACAGGCTCCTGCCCGAGATGGCCGCCCTGGCGGCCGACGAGGAGGGTATCAAGTACGACCTGGTCGTCGTCGACGAATACCCCGACATCTTCGAGGACCCGTACCTGTTTTTCTTGGACACGATCATCGAAGGCGGATTCGCCGAGGGCCGCTGGCATTTCCTGGGCGACGTCCAGCAGGACATCTTCAAACGAGACGTGGGGGAGCGGTTCACGGTGTTCGAACAGGGTCACTGCAAGGGGCGATCGCCCTACAGGAAAGTGCTGCGGGAGAATCTGCGCAATACCCGGCAGATCGCGGAACTCGGACGCCGGATCGTCAAGGACGACCGGATCCGGGCGTTGCGTGCCGACGGCGCACCGATCGAGATCCACGGCTACCGACATCTGCCGGATGCTCTGGAACGGGAGGTCAAACGCTGGCTCGGCGCCGGCTACCAGCCCTCCGAGATCGTCGTCATCTCGCCCGAAGCCGCGTCGATGGACGTCACGGTCGGCGGTCACGCCATTCGGGTCCTGTCGAGCGTCGAGGAGAGTTCACCGCTGGGTCTCACGACCGCCCGGCGCTTCAAAGGGTGCGAGACGCAGGTCGTGATCCTCGTGGATCCACAGGCGATCTCCACGGAGGACGAGGAACAGCTCAGACAACTGACCTACGTCGCCGTGACCCGCGCCAAACACGGCCTGAGCGTCCTATACCGGACAGAGGACCGCGCGAAGTTCGACGCCCTCTTCGGACATAGAACGTCTTGA
- a CDS encoding PD-(D/E)XK nuclease family protein, whose translation MDQAAGDARPLTPGGTRPPVLPELLKTVHVPERFSPSAFHALERCPLSQLHGLGEAERLPPNPAALLGTVLHETVARLARVGPPAHDVTEVFDEVLHSTEEAARRLWPQAGLVPLRRAVGRTVWRKGQARLLAWASGAARSVPPSRRAPPRGLPGDRVPRIPTGRERRLDVPELRLAGRPDLIERIGTEVHVTDLKSGVTARGGRPSLPLARQMWLYATMLETLEPGVRVRLWLHGADRVEVPWGESERADTRARLDDLLVRFPSGRPVEAAAVAIPGPHCGPCPVRHRCPGYRSRAVSWWGQTSSDGPVAPYDVWGEVTGRPSPTDPTDDRAALRDEAGRTFLISGAARWSFVPGERAWFFGLRPDETTPMHGTWIHPRNFRIPDVDMDGVGIQGVYRSRP comes from the coding sequence ATGGATCAGGCAGCAGGCGACGCTCGCCCGTTGACGCCGGGGGGCACACGCCCCCCGGTCCTCCCGGAGCTCCTGAAGACGGTCCACGTCCCCGAGCGGTTCAGTCCGTCCGCTTTCCACGCTCTCGAACGGTGTCCCCTGTCGCAGCTGCACGGACTCGGCGAAGCCGAGCGGCTGCCGCCGAACCCGGCGGCGCTGCTCGGGACCGTCCTTCACGAGACCGTGGCCCGCCTCGCCCGGGTGGGCCCGCCGGCGCACGACGTCACGGAGGTGTTCGACGAGGTCCTGCACTCGACCGAGGAGGCCGCCCGGAGGCTCTGGCCGCAGGCGGGGCTGGTTCCGCTCCGGAGGGCCGTGGGGCGCACGGTCTGGCGGAAAGGGCAGGCGAGGCTGCTCGCCTGGGCGTCCGGCGCCGCTCGGAGCGTTCCTCCGTCACGGCGCGCTCCGCCCCGAGGCCTCCCCGGCGACCGCGTCCCCCGGATCCCCACGGGGCGCGAACGACGGCTCGACGTACCGGAGCTGCGTCTCGCAGGGCGCCCGGATCTGATCGAACGGATCGGTACCGAAGTGCACGTCACGGATCTGAAGTCCGGCGTCACGGCGCGCGGCGGCCGCCCGAGTCTTCCCCTCGCCCGGCAGATGTGGTTGTACGCGACGATGCTCGAGACGCTGGAACCGGGTGTCCGGGTCCGGCTGTGGCTCCACGGTGCCGACCGCGTGGAGGTGCCGTGGGGCGAGTCCGAAAGGGCCGACACCCGGGCCCGGCTGGACGACCTCCTCGTCAGGTTTCCGAGCGGACGTCCGGTCGAAGCGGCCGCCGTCGCGATCCCCGGACCTCACTGCGGCCCGTGCCCGGTCAGACACCGGTGCCCCGGCTACCGGAGTCGCGCCGTGTCCTGGTGGGGGCAGACCTCCTCGGACGGACCCGTCGCACCGTACGACGTCTGGGGAGAGGTGACGGGCAGGCCTTCGCCCACAGATCCGACCGACGACCGGGCGGCCCTCAGGGACGAGGCGGGCAGGACATTCCTGATCTCCGGCGCAGCCCGCTGGTCGTTCGTACCCGGCGAGCGGGCGTGGTTCTTCGGGCTCCGACCGGACGAGACGACACCCATGCACGGGACGTGGATTCACCCGCGGAACTTCCGGATTCCGGACGTCGACATGGACGGCGTGGGGATCCAGGGCGTATACCGCAGTCGCCCGTGA